TCAAAAAATAGACAAACTTGAGGGAGAGTAATGACAAACTCTGATGATTGATTCACTTCTCCTGTTACAAGCTATGTTtggacaaaaaaataaaaataaaaatcactCCTCTTGTGGTAACACTCCCGCATTTGTGACGCCACGGAGTATTATCCAAGGAAATGAATACTACTGACAAAAGGTAGGATAAAAAAGAAAACGATAATGACAAATTTCCAATAAAAGAACAACCAATTGATCCTCCCGTATTGATCTTAAGGCTGCCATTAATAGCATAAAATTTCATGTGGGTCTgtaaaatggtaaaaacttTGACTTGCTTTCTTCAGCCAACTAACCTTTTCTCTCTCATCTACTTGTGTACGCTAATCTAGAGATCACTTATTGATTTTGCGATAAGAGAAGTTTATCGTTTTAGTAATCATCAGATACGTAGAATTTTCACcgaagtttgaaaaaaaaaattctttactTTATTGATGATGAAATCTTTCTTCTGCGATTCCAACACAGCCAAATGAAACTTCTTGTTTCCACTTTAATGGTGCTTAACCACCCCAAGGCTCCGGCAAAGGTTCTATAGCAGTACCAAACAACTTGGGTCATCACAGAATTAGACTTTCCAGCGGAAATTTTTGTACTCATCTGCTGAATTTGGATAAAGATCAAACCGTTTTCATCccatataaattttttatcaCAATCCAATACTAAAGCTGAAAACTTTCTTTCAATTCTCGAAACAGCCATGTTAATTCAACTCAAGAAAAGCCACCACGTATGCTTGGGTTTTATCATTTATGCGTTCTTTTTTGCATCTCAACTACATGACCTGAATGTCCCTTTTCATCCCTTGGATGTCTTGCCAGTTTTACCAAGACGAGTCTCATGGCCAATTATGAACTATTTGAATAGTGCAGTGGACCTTTTGCCTTCGTTCGTTGGGGCTGCTTCTTCCACCAACAATAGCTTGGAGTGGAAAGGGGCTTGCTTTTACGAAAATACTGCTTGGTTGGAGTTTAACAACAAGAGCGGCAGCGAATTCGGTGGAGGCATACTTCATATCAAGGTTTAGATACTAGCTAATTCTGTctcttcttttgatttcttgattgtttctttttttccttttttccttttttgaaaCTTTAGCTTTTTGGAGGTTTTATTTTTGCCTAAGTGACATTACGTGATCGCTGCAAACTCGgcattttggaaatttttttcctggtttatttacttgatttttctaaagaaaattgaGGAGGAACATATTACCTGTATTTCTAGAACATAAGTCCATTTAGATGATAGGGTAGAGTTGCAATTGTTGGTGTTGGTTGAGTATCAGCTAAATATTTGATTGCCAAGAACATGAAGAAATGAGTTGTGATCACTTTAATTAAGCTGGGCTTTCAGGTTTTAGCTGGACATATTTGTACTTCTGAAGTGATTTGAGTTGAACCGGAGTTCAGGATTTAAAACGTGCAAATTATCCTTTTAGATTAGATAGAGACACATTTCTTATGAACGTGACTATCCTAGATGATTGGAGTTTTCCTATGATGCTTGCTTCAAGTTTTACTTTCAAAACTTTTTATCGTTGTTGTCCTCATTGGGTGGCAAATTTTTATTGCTCGGTCTATTTACTCAGAAATTGGATGGAAGGTTGCCACTAATCTGTGTATCTTGAGTCATCAATCCATGGAACATCTAGTTTTGTGTATTTGTCTTTTTGAGAATTTGCAGTAGCTAACCCACTTAAGTTAGATCTAGTGTCTAAGACAACGACATGAAGTTAGTAAGATTGTTAAGATTCCCCAGCACCCATTTTCTCAGATGAGAGATGAAAGTTTCTGCTACCGtttgctctctcttttctcACCTATCTTGGGGAAGGCgcatttgttttttgttttcctgTTTCTAGTTGGCCAagaatttcttccttctcattcATGTTTCTGCAAGcatgattttcattttgttCCTCTTTTACTTATTGCCGAGTGGCAGGAAAGGGGAGTGATGGTTGTCTGACTTTCATTCCATGGCAAGATAAATTTTTGTCGTTGGTATTCACTTGTGTTCCTTTGACCGTTCAGGTTAGCAAGGCTCATAGCTGGACATGTATGGATCTGTATATTTTTGCAACTCCATACCGTGTGACATGGGACTATTACTTTTTGTCTCGTGAACATACCCTTGAGTTCAAAGAGTGGGAATCAGAACAGGAGTATGAATATGTAAGTTCAAACCATCTGCTGATCTTAGTCTACATGCATATTTCATAGAACAAAGTTCTGCATCAGATATAATCTACTCTCCATGGAAACAGGTCAGACACAAGGGAGTTGCAATTTTCCTCATGAAAGCAGGGATGCTAGGCACCCTTCAAGCTCTATGGGATGTCTTCCCATTGTTTACAAATACAGGATGGGGAGAGAATTCAAATATTGGGTTTTTAAAGAAGCATATGGGGGCTTCATTTGAGCAACGTCCTCAACCATGGGTCATGAATGTTAGCGTTGATGATATACAGTCTGGAGATTTCCTTGCAGTATCAAAGATTCGGGGCCGATGGGGTGCTTTTGAGACTCTGGAAAAATGGGTGAGTGGAGCTTATGCTGGTCATTCAGCTGTTTGTTTGAGAGATTCTGAAGGGAAGTTATGGGTTGGTGAATCAGGACATGAGGATAAGGAGGTACTATTTCAAACTTTCCagattataaaatatataaaggCACCACAAATATATAGGTGTACACTGACTTGCTGAAAGCACTTCAACAATTCTCTCTTATTATTATCTGCTTttacctctctctctctctctctctcgtgcCATTCAACACATTCTGAGGCCTatgttttggtgatttattatttttctgtGGCTCATGAAGTATTATTCTTTTACGTATGGACTTAGTATTATTCATTTACGTATGGACTTCATGGAAATAACTAAGAAGCAGATCTAAATCAAGTGCTAGGGGTTGTCATAGTTATGCCTTCACAGGGTGCTAATGGAGTGAGTGACGTGTTGAAAATCTAACGAAAGCACTTAAGATATGTAACCTTGATGTGCTGATGAGGAGTGACAAGAGAGTTGTTTAAGTGAGGCATAAATCAATTCAGAACTTCCCCTTTTCTGTGTCTCTTTCTTTTCATGTAGAAAAGAAGATGGGGTAATGAGGAGTCATGCATATAAGGTGGTTGCTTCACATTATTTTACCACTTTTTCTTGCTGACTTGCACTTACTGAAGCTCAAGGTATTTCTGCATTTCCTGACAACTGTTTGTGTGGATGAGGAGTACCAACTGTTTTCTGTTTTCTTCATCAATCTCATAGCCTTTTGTTTCTGGAGGAGTGTTTCTTTTCTGCCCTATCTTTACGTGTTCATTGACATGCTCTATGTTGACTGTTAGAACATAAGATAAAAAGCATGGCTAGGTACAAATGGTAGAAGGTATGCATTCAGGATGTTCACAACTTAACTTTCTCCAATTGCTTATTGGTTAGGAATTCattctttcatcattttctcttATGGAAAATTGAATCACAATTCTATGACAGGGGCAAGATATCATTGCTATCTTACCATGGGATGAATGGTGGGATTTTGAGTTGACAAAGGACGATTCTAATCCACATATTGCCTTGCTTCCTTTGCATCCTCACTTCCGGGCCAAGTTCAATGAGACTGCTGCTTGGGAGTATGCACGTAGTATGGAAGGATTATCTTATGGATTCCATAACTTGATTTTTAGCTGGATAGACACGATTGAAGGAAATTATCCACCTCCCTTGGATGCTCATTTGGTAATCTAAATTTTTTAAGTTTGAAAAGTTTACTTTTTAAGCTAACTTCGATTGACCAATGTCTTATATTATGTTAAAGtttccaattcattcaatattATTGTAGTGTACTACTGTACTTCCTATGGATCTGCTGCTGCTCAAATCTTGTACTGCTTGGACTGTGGTGTTGTGGTGTTAGGCAAATACATTTCTATATTATGATATTTTGGCTCAGTAATATACCAAAAAGAATTCTACTGTTCCAGTAAACATTAATCAGCTAGATTTTACTGGGATATGAGGATATGGTCTCTTCAGTGTTGTATGCACGATAATTGGTTTGCTTTCGTTTGTCTTATCATAACGTATGGCTGTGATTGATTTCTATTATCTCAACTGATAGGACCATGTGAATGCGATTGTCAAGTAGCCTTATTCAGGCTTGGAGTCTGTACACCATAATTGGTGTTGTATGTGATAATTTTAGGTTATTTTCGCAGATCTTCAGTGGTCTGGGGTTTAAAAGCCTGCATTTTTTATTGACCTAGTTCCTTTTTGAAGAAAGCTTCATGTTGaacttaaaaattttgaatatgcTCTAGGAGTAATTTTTCTCGGTTGTGAACTAAGTAAAGACTTCATTCCATAAATAAGATTGGAGTTTCATATAGTGAGTTTCTTTATCGTTTTTTTCTCCTCACTAATTTCCTCTTCCCTCATCTCCACTTTTGCTGCTTAAATTGCTTCTGAAGCGTGGTTCTGGTGCAGGTTGCTTCTGTCATGACTGTCTGGAGTCAATTGCAGCCAACATATGCTGCTAACCTGTGGAATGAGGCCTTGAACAAGAGACTTGGAACTCAggttttcatttttccaagacTACTTTTAATCCCATGGTCAAATGTTTATCCTTAACACAAAATGATTGTAAAATGTAAAGTACGACAGCTGAAAAGGTAATGATGAAATAAGATGTAGCCATGTTGTGTTTGATAGAAGAAAACCCCAAAATAAAGGGGATAGGTTGAGATTCATATCTCTCAGCCAAAAAGCACGCTGAATGTAGATGGGTTAATAGTAAATGTCTAAATCTTTAAGTTGCAACTTCTATTCTGCATGAAGGCTGTAGGTTCTAATGAAGTGTCAGATGGTTAATCAAGTGTCCAATTTGTATGCAGGGGCTTGGTCTTCCTGAAATTCTAGTTGAAGTGGAGAAGCGTGGATCATCTTTTGCTGAACTGTTGGCTATTCCAGAAAGGGATAACTGGACATACATTGACGGGAAATCTGCATCATGTGTTGCCTTTGTCCTTGAGATGTATAAAGAAGCAGGAATATTTGGTGAACTTGGAAACTCCATTGAAGTTACTGAGTTTACGGTGGGTCTGCTTGAATTATAGCTGAGTCTTTCTTTGTGCTGATTTTTTGGCTGCATTCAGTTGATTTATTTATGGTGGTGTCTAAGCATCGAATGGGTTGTGAAGTGCACGTTTTTCTGCAATCTACTTCATATTGAGATTTTGCAAAATCGATCaattttcaaaactcaaaataTAGTTAAATAAGGTTGAACTTGAAATGATAGTTTAGGTGTTCTAGCGTGAACTCCTTGTCAAAATATCTGATGAGTTCTTAACCCATTTAGTTTGCCAATGCAGATTAAAGATGCTTACTCACtgaatatttttgaaaatgattCAAGCCGCTTGCCTCAGTGGTGCAAGGATGGTGACACAGTGGAGCTTCCCTTTTGCCAGATTCGAGGGAAATACCGGATGGAATTGCCTGGATACAACACCATAAATCCATACCCTCATATGAATGAAAGGTGCCCATCTATGCCTCCCGAATATTACAGACCAGAGGGTTGCTAATGGGTTCTCAAGTTGATACCCTCTGGAGGGTCCTTGCACAAATTTTTTGGAGCCTTACCCTCATGATGCCCATCTCTGCCGCTGATAACTTTCTTATATTCATGCATTGTTTGACTTGCTTGGGATGGCACTTAGGGACAAATACTGTCCAATTTACTATTAGTGAACTATTTTAGGTAAATGAAAATGTAGCTACATTGTACAGTTGCAAATGAATGTACATTAGTGGTGCTCTTATGTTTCCATTATGTTTTAATGATTTCTTTTTTGGGCTTGGGGAAGCAGTATCCGTGAAATATGACATAACTTGAGTAGGTTATGAACTATGTTGGTATTTGGGGTGCCTGTATTCTAGAACAAGTGGTCTTTCACATAATTTTAATGCTTTTGTACATGTTATGAGGATGCATGCTAGAGATTCATGAAGCTCCACGACATGTGACAGCTTCATCGTATGCATTGTATATGGTATTCGGGATTGTCTTGTTTGATCGATTAATTTCACATAATTACTGAGGTAATGTTCCCTATTCAAGATCTCTGATAGAACTATTTCAACTCTAGAACAAGACGTGAGTGGCCTTGATTTTTTGTTCAAAATAGTCTGTTTAAACTTTTATATTGCTGCTGCAAACTCATCCCTGCTGATTGCAACTTGTTGGGGGTTATTAGAATTTTGAGTCCTTTTGTGGGCACTTTTCAGTGGAAATTGTCAGCACGGAACTGTTTCCATTTGAATCGAGTAACCAAATGATATATGGTGATTAGTTTGAATCTTTGCAAACACATATCCTGTACACGTTAATATGTTAAAGTCGTTCTGCTCCAAATGGAACGAAGCACTGTGGAGGAATGGATGCCTAGTTTTCCAGTCTTGCAGGGTCAAGTTTTGCAGGCATTGGGAACATGTTATTTTCCGCACGAATCATAGCCTTGTGTAGAATTTGGATTCTTGGGAATGTGAAGTTGATCAGTAGTGAAGTAGAGTGTGCATTATCAAAGGTGGGGAATGAGAGAAACTGATGTGCAAGTGGTTGCAGGGTGTCTTGAGTTTGGGAAAGATTCTTACTTGTTATCTTTTAGCCTGTATACTCGATATCTTGCAGTGTCGACCTGTTGGCAACTGTACATGTAGTCCTCTTTTAAGTTTTAAGTCGATAATTGCTCGCTACATCTTTTTAACGTCATAACATGCTTACAAGTAGGCATGGCCACGGTTCCAGAACCGCCGGTTCTGGTTCTTCAAAGAGGTAGAACCAGAACCGCACCATATAAgatggttctggttctggttccagaaccggcggttctggttcttcaaaaaggtagaaccagaaccgcatagtTCTGATTTCGATTCCTTatggttctggttctggttcgGTTCCGGTTCCGGTTCGTATGGTTATatacaattttatttaatttcttatCCTTACCAATTTTAATACGAAtataacaatatatttaaaattttaaataaaatgtaaaaaaataaatacaaaataaatatcatattttaattttattattattctacAAAGTACGAAATAATAAATAGATAATAGATGAAGAAATTGAGAGTAGTTTAGAGATGGAAGAGAGAAGATTGATTTTGGTGTAgtagaaaataaaatttcaagtcttaTTTATAGgacaaaatgaaattaaaaatttggaacGTTGTATTGTAACGTTCCAAATTTGTAACGTTGTATTGAAAATTTGGACAAAATTACAACGTTGAATTGTAACGTTGTAAACTTGTAATTCACCCTAACCCCCAATTTGTCAAATTTAGCAGGCAGCcacctttcttgttttttttctatcctttgctttgtttctttcttcCGTTGAGAGCCTGAGGACCTTTGTGCAAGTCAGGAGGAGCCCCCGAGAGCAAAAATTGTGGTGGCATCATGATGACCTTGGTCATCATGATGCctctacttttattattttttatattaattatttttaaattttttaacgGTTCTGGAACCggcggttctggttctggttctaTTTTTTAGAGAACCAGAACCGGAACCTTTATCCAAGGTTCTACTACGGTTCTGGTTCCACGGTTCTGGTTCCGGTTCTGGTCCGGTTCCAAACGGTTCGGTTCCGGTCCGGTTCCCGGTTCCAAGTGGAACCATGGCCATGCCTACTTACAAGCCATTTTTAACTGTCTTTCTAACAATATCCATCTTTGCCTTCAATAGTTTTCACGCGTTCATGGGATGTAAACCTTAGGTAGTTCACGTTCTTGATTGACATTAACTGGTGttgggaaaaataaaaattaaaatgaaacctAGCTACATGATGGAAAGCTGCAAACAGCAAATGTAAATGTTAGCAAGATACTAATGCTCAAATTTTGAGTTGttctttttccttcatttttggaCTTAAAGAGCTTAAGAAAATCTTAATCCTCGTACTTGAAGGTCCTCGTTTGACTGACACAGTAACTCCAAAGTGGGCATTAAGTACGTACGGCAGCTATTATGCATTAAAGGAGTTAACACAAGAATTGTTCTTCGGAGACCACAACTACTCAATGGCTTgattttctcttcaaaatgTGTCTGATTCACCTGTTGAATGCTGGTATAATATCAGTCTTGGAATGGGTGGTTCCTGGGGGATAGCTGGATAGGAAGTCCTTCAGTAGGCACTGGCATTGGGTCCCTTCTGAAGTGGTCAGTGCAGCACAATTTCCAGTGGAATTGAGTAACCAAATGATGCATGGTGATCAAAGTTTCAATCTTTGCAAACTCATATCCTGGACATATACGATACCCCCCTCCGAATGGAACATAGCAGTAAGGAGGTATGGCTGCTTGATTTTCAAATCTAGCAGGATCAAACTTCTCTGGTTCATGGAATATGTTGCTGTCCATATGTGTCATGGCCGCAACCCAGAATATCTAGTCATCAAATCAATAAGGATCATTCCATGCTAATGCGAGTGATATAACTGCTGTAGAATGAAATACTCCTAATTGTTGTCAAGGTTCTTGATCAAgggggaagaaaaagaaatcgaTCAATAAAATTTTACACGGCACCAAAGTTTCAGATAGAATCATACTTGCCATCCTTTAGGAATGATATAGCCTCCAAACTCGATGTCTTTTATTGTCTTCCTAAAACCTCCAAAGATGGGAGGGTAGAATCTTAGAGTCTCCTGCGCCACCTTCCAGGTATATTTCATCTTAGCCAGGTCCTCCCATGTTAGAAACTGTCCCGAGGATTTGCTCTTTGCAATTTCATCTTGTTCTATGTTCGAAAGAAGTCAACTTTTGAACTCGTACAAATTTATGCGCTAATTTACTGCAAAATGCAAATGTAGTAAATGCAAACAGTTGGGAAAAGTGAAAGCGAAGTAGAACTTACCTTTAAGAACAGCTTCATAAACTGTTGGATTATTTGCTAGAAGTCTCACAAGGAAAGTAATCAAAACTGAAGAAGTATCGTATCCTGCTGCCATAATGAGCATCACGTTATGTATTATCTCATCTTCAGATAGTGAATCCTCATTGCCTTCTCCGCGGATGCTCAGTAAGCAAGAAATCAGGTCCTGGTGGGATGGAGCTCCTTTCTGTAGTTGAAGCCTCTTCTCGTGTAAAAGCTCCTTTAACATCCTTTGAACCTTCGCACTGGCCTTGAGGCTGTTGTTGAAGAGTGTGAAGGGCAGGTTAACAGGAATTGACCACATTCCTTCTATCATTTCTTGGAAATGGTGGACATATTGATCTCTTCTTTCTCCACGATCAATCCCAAAAAGAAGAGAGCAAATTATGTTGAACGTGAGCTTCTTCATCAAAGGTAGTACCTACCAGAAGCCCCAGCCACAGTTTGGTGACACAGTAAACAAGTCAATCAGAAACGTTTGCCAATTGAATTTGCAGATACATTCCGAAATTGTGCAGTGTGACTATGTGATCAAGTTTTGGAAGATATTCTCGAAGACATTCAAATCCCAGTTGGCAGGCACATATATTTGgcatgaaaattttccatttggATAAGGAACTTCAGTTCATCATCTGATTCAAGTTAAGATTTTGCATCAAGGGTTCAATTATAGGTTATAGCGACTCTTTCCTAGTCAAATTCCTAAGATAACATGCTAGACACGTCATAGAACATACCGTGACCTGCTGATTCCCTTCCCAGTGCATCTCAAGATGGCTCCTGACTTCTTCTTCCATCTTGCTAACGTACATCTTTAAGGATTCTGGCTTCAAGAAAGATACAAGGGCGCCTCTAACCCGTTTATGGTCTTCGCCACTCAGTTCCAACAGGCACCGATCACCAAGTATCATTCTTAGTGACTGCGTCTGCTGGTTGGATATAGAGCTACCATCGCCGCCGAAAATAAGTTTGTTTGCCGCCTGACCGTACATGAAAACTGTTGGTTTACCAAAGAGGCTTAGCTTAGAGATGGGGCCATACTTTTTCACTCTACCTTCAAGCCATCTCTCGGCAGTGTTGGCTCTCATTGCCCAAAGAAGGCCGAGGCTTTGGCCTACCAGAGGAATACCTAGTGACCCTGGAGGGagccttcctgatgttcttgaTCTCTTCAGAAGAAGAAAACTGATAGGTAAGAGCAACAAAAGCAAGGCAACGAAGAAATTCATGATTGTGTTTGTGTCGAGGGACCGTGAGAGAGATGGAGAGATCAATGTTAGGCCCGCTGCCAATTAAACATCAGCCTGTATTAATCTTGGCTCATCGTATggcttttattattattattattattttgactTCTCGTGAAAGTCTGAGAATTGAATATGATCGTTGACTACGCAACTAGAAGCACGTTATTCTTTTTTGTCAGCAAtgatacatttgtataacctattctATCCTGATCTAGGTAGAAGGGGAAACCTAAGGAGGCTGTGGTAGGAGActagtgggtatacagacccaactaAACCAAGGGAGTACTCTGACATAACctttagatttttttcgctACAGGTGAAATTTGAACCCTCACCTACAGTCCAAGGAGGGACTTAAACCCCTCCCTAGTGGTcactgagccattggcccaGTGGTTTAGAAGCACGCTATTCGAGTATCGGCTGTCGGCTGACCGCATGGCATTGAAGTAGAATCAAAATATtttatagggataatttcagaaacctccctgatgtttctaacaatttcacaaaGCTCCccttaatattttaaaattatacatACCTCCCCTATTGCTGCAAAAGTACTCTAATATCCCTATATAGGATGCttaatgacttttttttttttttacaaaatttcaaaaattccaaGGAAAAGCAAAATTGACTTATTCTCTCCTTCTCTCACGCTTCCACCTTTCTATCTTACtctttcttccattttcttttttgcccAAATTCCTGTCACCCATTTTTTTCTGCCTAATATTTCTCCTCCAATTCAAGATCAAATTCTATCTATCATCCTTTGCGCCTATTTATCCCCCTTCTTCccttcatcattttttttcttatctcTATTATCATATCTTTTTTGCAAATATGATTAGgtccatcctttttttttccttttaattctAATTGTAATTGGTTTGATTTtttgtgtttatttatttttatccaattttggTTGATTATGGGCGATAAAACTTAGTGATATCAAAAGTTAAGAATTTGAGGGATGGATGGGTTTTAGAAATGGatgggtgaaaaaaaaaaataaatgaggctGCAAAGAGCAGAAGACGAAAGAGTTGCACTATTGATTATTAATGAAGTGTTAGTTTTGGATAAAATTTGAGGTTGAGTTTTATCCAATTTAGCACCAAGTGATGGATTCAATTGACTTGTGTAGGAAATGTAGGGGTTGAAGCTATTGGACATAAATTAGGTTGTAGGGTGTTGAGTGTTAGAATTATTGGAATTTATCTTGATTTAAATTGGGGTGCTTGCTTGGCATTTCTTGTGGTGTTgcttaaaaaaaaggaaatcatCATAGTTGAATTCTTTTTTGggaaaatgacttgtttcatccttaacatttcgcaaaaatattcttttcgtccctcacttttaaaatgaagcaaattcgtccctgacatttaaaaattaaagttaTTACATCcttgaacctaattttcaatctgaatcaaaccattcAATAACCCAATAATA
Above is a genomic segment from Coffea eugenioides isolate CCC68of chromosome 5, Ceug_1.0, whole genome shotgun sequence containing:
- the LOC113770101 gene encoding uncharacterized protein LOC113770101, which codes for MLIQLKKSHHVCLGFIIYAFFFASQLHDLNVPFHPLDVLPVLPRRVSWPIMNYLNSAVDLLPSFVGAASSTNNSLEWKGACFYENTAWLEFNNKSGSEFGGGILHIKVSKAHSWTCMDLYIFATPYRVTWDYYFLSREHTLEFKEWESEQEYEYVRHKGVAIFLMKAGMLGTLQALWDVFPLFTNTGWGENSNIGFLKKHMGASFEQRPQPWVMNVSVDDIQSGDFLAVSKIRGRWGAFETLEKWVSGAYAGHSAVCLRDSEGKLWVGESGHEDKEGQDIIAILPWDEWWDFELTKDDSNPHIALLPLHPHFRAKFNETAAWEYARSMEGLSYGFHNLIFSWIDTIEGNYPPPLDAHLVASVMTVWSQLQPTYAANLWNEALNKRLGTQGLGLPEILVEVEKRGSSFAELLAIPERDNWTYIDGKSASCVAFVLEMYKEAGIFGELGNSIEVTEFTIKDAYSLNIFENDSSRLPQWCKDGDTVELPFCQIRGKYRMELPGYNTINPYPHMNERCPSMPPEYYRPEGC
- the LOC113772265 gene encoding cytochrome P450 716B1-like — encoded protein: MNFFVALLLLLLPISFLLLKRSRTSGRLPPGSLGIPLVGQSLGLLWAMRANTAERWLEGRVKKYGPISKLSLFGKPTVFMYGQAANKLIFGGDGSSISNQQTQSLRMILGDRCLLELSGEDHKRVRGALVSFLKPESLKMYVSKMEEEVRSHLEMHWEGNQQVTVLPLMKKLTFNIICSLLFGIDRGERRDQYVHHFQEMIEGMWSIPVNLPFTLFNNSLKASAKVQRMLKELLHEKRLQLQKGAPSHQDLISCLLSIRGEGNEDSLSEDEIIHNVMLIMAAGYDTSSVLITFLVRLLANNPTVYEAVLKEQDEIAKSKSSGQFLTWEDLAKMKYTWKVAQETLRFYPPIFGGFRKTIKDIEFGGYIIPKGWQIFWVAAMTHMDSNIFHEPEKFDPARFENQAAIPPYCYVPFGGGYRICPGYEFAKIETLITMHHLVTQFHWKLCCTDHFRRDPMPVPTEGLPIQLSPRNHPFQD